One region of Gouania willdenowi chromosome 13, fGouWil2.1, whole genome shotgun sequence genomic DNA includes:
- the vtna gene encoding vitronectin a isoform X5 — MRLWFVLLLLLLLLEVITEVSASDAPKTSNGTAENDATTPTPQLSPNNQTSTSVTLKQKLTHRAKTDFNRKQLQRTESALEMTKPQPLTQEVPVTSKTQVSLADPPNHRDPITTETLQTEAAAQTTTRSIITNPTQAPNPAAETTTRSIITNPTQAPNPAAETTTRSIITNPTQAPNPAAETTTRSIITNPTQAPNPAAETTTRSIITNPTQAPNPVAETTTRPIITSPTQAPNPAAETTTRPIITSPTQAPNSVAETTTRPIITSPTQAPNPVAETTTRPIITSPTQAPNPVAETTTRPIITSPTQAPNPVAETTTRPIITSPTQAPNPVAETTTRPIITSPTQAPNPVAETTTRPIITSPTQAPNPVAETTTRPIITSPTQGPNPDAEICSGRPFDSFMQLKNGSIYAFRGLYFFELDQKSVLPGYPKLIEDVWGISGPIDAAFTRVNCQGKTYIFKGTKYWKFDSGVLEEDYPRDISVGFDRIPDHVDAAFALPASSHNGKEKVYFFKGEQYYTYEFLHQPSHEECIKMSESSPSTPFRRYTDIYYPNYEPFFTELFSDLPQHHDHHHFINKDWKGLRAPVDAAMAGRIYVSSPRWPRRRLESQYNRQWGRQQYQQNGWRWGQRRRSRSPSWESTAEQGMRMGQSFAERGMEMGLRLAERRMELEEKLGGDWDRRWDQDWDQDRRRDSQRQNNRGNYDSRADGSYWDYSQREIPIQSVYFFKGDQYYRADLRTKRVDPAMPPYPRSIAKYWLGCSNSTGAERK, encoded by the exons ATGAGGCTCTGgtttgtgctgctgctgctgctgctgctgctcgagGTGATCACTGAGGTTTCTGCTTCAGATG CTCCGAAGACCTCAAATGGGACAGCAGAGAATGATGCCACCACACCAACCCCTCAACTTTCACCCAACAATCAGACTTCTACAAGTGTGACCCTTAAGCAGAAGCTCACTCATCGAGCCAAAACAGACTTCAATCGCAAACAGCTTCAACGTACAGAGTCAGCCCTGGAGATGACCAAACCCCAACCATTGACCCAAGAAGTCCCTGTGACGTCAAAAACACAGGTTTCACTGGCAGATCCTCCCAACCATCGAGACCCCATCACCACTGAAACACTTCAgactgaagcagcagctcaaacCACCACTAGGTCCATAATAACAAACCCGACTCAGGCCCCCAACCCTGCAGCTGAAACCACCACTAGGTCCATAATAACGAACCCGACTCAGGCCCCCAACCCTGCAGCTGAAACCACCACTAGGTCCATAATAACGAACCCGACTCAGGCCCCCAACCCTGCAGCTGAAACCACCACTAGGTCCATAATAACGAACCCGACTCAGGCCCCCAACCCTGCAGCTGAAACCACCACTAGGTCCATAATAACGAACCCGACTCAGGCCCCCAACCCTGTAGCTGAAACCACCACCAGGCCCATCATAACAAGCCCGACACAGGCCCCCAACCCTGCAGCTGAAACCACCACCAGGCCCATCATAACAAGCCCGACACAGGCCCCCAACTCTGTAGCTGAAACCACCACCAGGCCCATCATAACAAGCCCGACACAGGCCCCCAACCCTGTAGCTGAAACCACCACCAGGCCCATCATAACAAGCCCGACTCAGGCCCCCAACCCTGTAGCTGAAACCACCACCAGGCCCATCATAACAAGCCCGACTCAGGCCCCCAACCCTGTAGCTGAAACCACCACCAGGCCCATCATAACAAGCCCGACACAGGCCCCCAACCCTGTAGCTGAAACCACCACCAGGCCCATCATAACAAGCCCGACACAGGCCCCCAACCCTGTAGCTGAAACCACCACCAGGCCCATCATAACAAGCCCGACACAGGCCCCCAACCCTGTAGCTGAAACCACCACCAGGCCCATCATAACAAGCCCGACACAGGGCCCCAACCCTGACGCTGAGATCTGCAGCGGGAGACCTTTTGACTCTTTCATGCAGCTGAAAAACGGATCCATCTACGCCTTCAGAG ggCTCTACTTTTTTGAGCTGGACCAGAAGTCGGTGCTTCCTGGTTATCCAAAGCTAATTGAGGATGTGTGGGGCATCAGCGGGCCAATTGATGCTGCATTCACTAGGGTCAACTGTCAGGGGAAGACTTACATCTTCAAG GGAACAAAGTACTGGAAGTTTGACAGTGGTGTGCTGGAAGAAGACTATCCTCGAGACATCAGTGTCGGCTTTGACAGAATCCCTGACCATGTGGATGCTGCGTTTGCACTGCCGGCCTCCAGCCATAACGGAAAGGAAAAGGTGTATTTTTTCAAAG GGGAACAGTATTACACGTACGAGTTCCTCCACCAGCCGTCTCATGAGGAGTGCATCAAAATGTCAGAAAGCTCTCCGTCCACTCCATTCAGACGTTACACTGACATTTATTATCCCAACTATGAACCGTTCTTCACTGAGCTCTTCTCAGACT TGCCTCAGCATCATGATCATCACCACTTCATTAACAAAGACTGGAAGGGTCTCAGAGCTCCTGTGGATGCTGCCATGGCAGGAAGAATCTACGTCAGTTCTCCGAGGTGGCCTCGACGGCGTTTGGAGTCCCAGTACAACCGGCAGTGGGGTCGCCAGCAGTACCAGCAGAACGGGTGGCGGTGGGGTCAGAGGAGAAGGAGCCGATCTCCTTCCTGGGAGTCCACGGCTGAGCAGGGGATGAGGATGGGGCAGAGCTTTGCAGAGAGGGGGATGGAGATGGGTCTGAGGCTGGCAGAGAGGAGGATGGAGCTGGAGGAGAAGCTTGGAGGAGACTGGGACAGACGTTGGGATCAAGACTGGGACCAGGACAGACGGAGGGACAGCCAGCGCCAGAACAACCGAGGGAACTACGACTCCAGAGCTGATGGATCGTACTGGGATTACTCCCAGAGGGAGATTCCCATTCAGAGCGTCTACTTCTTTAAAGGAG ATCAATACTACAGAGCAGACCTCAGGACCAAGAGAGTGGATCCTGCCATGCCCCCATACCCAAGATCTATTGCCAAGTACTGGCTTGGCTGCTCCAACAGCACCGGGGCAGAGAGGAAGTAG
- the vtna gene encoding vitronectin a isoform X4 encodes MMHDNNKLIKAAVTGLFDLFFYEGCGHMTLTTCFRRSVYPRISCQFAGIDRGWKGSKSKEKGTCFESFKAHSPSLLSHLVVCFCRGNMRLWFVLLLLLLLLEVITEVSASDAPKTSNGTAENDATTPTPQLSPNNQTSTSVTLKQKLTHRAKTDFNRKQLQRTESALEMTKPQPLTQEVPVTSKTQVSLADPPNHRDPITTETLQTEAAAQTTTRSIITNPTQAPNPVAETTTRPIITSPTQAPNPAAETTTRPIITSPTQAPNSVAETTTRPIITSPTQAPNPVAETTTRPIITSPTQAPNPVAETTTRPIITSPTQAPNPVAETTTRPIITSPTQAPNPVAETTTRPIITSPTQAPNPVAETTTRPIITSPTQAPNPVAETTTRPIITSPTQGPNPDAEICSGRPFDSFMQLKNGSIYAFRGLYFFELDQKSVLPGYPKLIEDVWGISGPIDAAFTRVNCQGKTYIFKGTKYWKFDSGVLEEDYPRDISVGFDRIPDHVDAAFALPASSHNGKEKVYFFKGEQYYTYEFLHQPSHEECIKMSESSPSTPFRRYTDIYYPNYEPFFTELFSDLPQHHDHHHFINKDWKGLRAPVDAAMAGRIYVSSPRWPRRRLESQYNRQWGRQQYQQNGWRWGQRRRSRSPSWESTAEQGMRMGQSFAERGMEMGLRLAERRMELEEKLGGDWDRRWDQDWDQDRRRDSQRQNNRGNYDSRADGSYWDYSQREIPIQSVYFFKGDQYYRADLRTKRVDPAMPPYPRSIAKYWLGCSNSTGAERK; translated from the exons ATGATGCATGACAATAATAAgttaattaaagctgcagttacTGGattatttgacctttttttctaTGAAGGatgtggtcacatgactctAACTACTTGTTTTCGAAGATCTGTTTATCCTAGAATCTCGTGTCAGTTTGCTGGAATTGACAGAGGTTGGAAAGGATCAAAAAGCAAGGAAAAAGGCACATGCTTTGAATCATTTAAAGCACACAGCCCATCATTACTTTCTCATTTGGTCGTCTGCTTCTGTCGAGGCAACATGAGGCTCTGgtttgtgctgctgctgctgctgctgctgctcgagGTGATCACTGAGGTTTCTGCTTCAGATG CTCCGAAGACCTCAAATGGGACAGCAGAGAATGATGCCACCACACCAACCCCTCAACTTTCACCCAACAATCAGACTTCTACAAGTGTGACCCTTAAGCAGAAGCTCACTCATCGAGCCAAAACAGACTTCAATCGCAAACAGCTTCAACGTACAGAGTCAGCCCTGGAGATGACCAAACCCCAACCATTGACCCAAGAAGTCCCTGTGACGTCAAAAACACAGGTTTCACTGGCAGATCCTCCCAACCATCGAGACCCCATCACCACTGAAACACTTCAgactgaagcagcagctcaaacCACCACTAG GTCCATAATAACGAACCCGACTCAGGCCCCCAACCCTGTAGCTGAAACCACCACCAGGCCCATCATAACAAGCCCGACACAGGCCCCCAACCCTGCAGCTGAAACCACCACCAGGCCCATCATAACAAGCCCGACACAGGCCCCCAACTCTGTAGCTGAAACCACCACCAGGCCCATCATAACAAGCCCGACACAGGCCCCCAACCCTGTAGCTGAAACCACCACCAGGCCCATCATAACAAGCCCGACTCAGGCCCCCAACCCTGTAGCTGAAACCACCACCAGGCCCATCATAACAAGCCCGACTCAGGCCCCCAACCCTGTAGCTGAAACCACCACCAGGCCCATCATAACAAGCCCGACACAGGCCCCCAACCCTGTAGCTGAAACCACCACCAGGCCCATCATAACAAGCCCGACACAGGCCCCCAACCCTGTAGCTGAAACCACCACCAGGCCCATCATAACAAGCCCGACACAGGCCCCCAACCCTGTAGCTGAAACCACCACCAGGCCCATCATAACAAGCCCGACACAGGGCCCCAACCCTGACGCTGAGATCTGCAGCGGGAGACCTTTTGACTCTTTCATGCAGCTGAAAAACGGATCCATCTACGCCTTCAGAG ggCTCTACTTTTTTGAGCTGGACCAGAAGTCGGTGCTTCCTGGTTATCCAAAGCTAATTGAGGATGTGTGGGGCATCAGCGGGCCAATTGATGCTGCATTCACTAGGGTCAACTGTCAGGGGAAGACTTACATCTTCAAG GGAACAAAGTACTGGAAGTTTGACAGTGGTGTGCTGGAAGAAGACTATCCTCGAGACATCAGTGTCGGCTTTGACAGAATCCCTGACCATGTGGATGCTGCGTTTGCACTGCCGGCCTCCAGCCATAACGGAAAGGAAAAGGTGTATTTTTTCAAAG GGGAACAGTATTACACGTACGAGTTCCTCCACCAGCCGTCTCATGAGGAGTGCATCAAAATGTCAGAAAGCTCTCCGTCCACTCCATTCAGACGTTACACTGACATTTATTATCCCAACTATGAACCGTTCTTCACTGAGCTCTTCTCAGACT TGCCTCAGCATCATGATCATCACCACTTCATTAACAAAGACTGGAAGGGTCTCAGAGCTCCTGTGGATGCTGCCATGGCAGGAAGAATCTACGTCAGTTCTCCGAGGTGGCCTCGACGGCGTTTGGAGTCCCAGTACAACCGGCAGTGGGGTCGCCAGCAGTACCAGCAGAACGGGTGGCGGTGGGGTCAGAGGAGAAGGAGCCGATCTCCTTCCTGGGAGTCCACGGCTGAGCAGGGGATGAGGATGGGGCAGAGCTTTGCAGAGAGGGGGATGGAGATGGGTCTGAGGCTGGCAGAGAGGAGGATGGAGCTGGAGGAGAAGCTTGGAGGAGACTGGGACAGACGTTGGGATCAAGACTGGGACCAGGACAGACGGAGGGACAGCCAGCGCCAGAACAACCGAGGGAACTACGACTCCAGAGCTGATGGATCGTACTGGGATTACTCCCAGAGGGAGATTCCCATTCAGAGCGTCTACTTCTTTAAAGGAG ATCAATACTACAGAGCAGACCTCAGGACCAAGAGAGTGGATCCTGCCATGCCCCCATACCCAAGATCTATTGCCAAGTACTGGCTTGGCTGCTCCAACAGCACCGGGGCAGAGAGGAAGTAG
- the vtna gene encoding vitronectin a isoform X3, translating into MMHDNNKLIKAAVTGLFDLFFYEGCGHMTLTTCFRRSVYPRISCQFAGIDRGWKGSKSKEKGTCFESFKAHSPSLLSHLVVCFCRGNMRLWFVLLLLLLLLEVITEVSASDAPKTSNGTAENDATTPTPQLSPNNQTSTSVTLKQKLTHRAKTDFNRKQLQRTESALEMTKPQPLTQEVPVTSKTQVSLADPPNHRDPITTETLQTEAAAQTTTRSIITNPTQAPNPAAETTTRSIITNPTQAPNPAAETTTRSIITNPTQAPNPAAETTTRSIITNPTQAPNPAAETTTRSIITNPTQAPNPVAETTTRPIITSPTQAPNPAAETTTRPIITSPTQAPNSVAETTTRPIITSPTQAPNPVAETTTRPIITSPTQAPNPVAETTTRPIITSPTQAPNPVAETTTRPIITSPTQAPNPVAETTTRPIITSPTQGPNPDAEICSGRPFDSFMQLKNGSIYAFRGLYFFELDQKSVLPGYPKLIEDVWGISGPIDAAFTRVNCQGKTYIFKGTKYWKFDSGVLEEDYPRDISVGFDRIPDHVDAAFALPASSHNGKEKVYFFKGEQYYTYEFLHQPSHEECIKMSESSPSTPFRRYTDIYYPNYEPFFTELFSDLPQHHDHHHFINKDWKGLRAPVDAAMAGRIYVSSPRWPRRRLESQYNRQWGRQQYQQNGWRWGQRRRSRSPSWESTAEQGMRMGQSFAERGMEMGLRLAERRMELEEKLGGDWDRRWDQDWDQDRRRDSQRQNNRGNYDSRADGSYWDYSQREIPIQSVYFFKGDQYYRADLRTKRVDPAMPPYPRSIAKYWLGCSNSTGAERK; encoded by the exons ATGATGCATGACAATAATAAgttaattaaagctgcagttacTGGattatttgacctttttttctaTGAAGGatgtggtcacatgactctAACTACTTGTTTTCGAAGATCTGTTTATCCTAGAATCTCGTGTCAGTTTGCTGGAATTGACAGAGGTTGGAAAGGATCAAAAAGCAAGGAAAAAGGCACATGCTTTGAATCATTTAAAGCACACAGCCCATCATTACTTTCTCATTTGGTCGTCTGCTTCTGTCGAGGCAACATGAGGCTCTGgtttgtgctgctgctgctgctgctgctgctcgagGTGATCACTGAGGTTTCTGCTTCAGATG CTCCGAAGACCTCAAATGGGACAGCAGAGAATGATGCCACCACACCAACCCCTCAACTTTCACCCAACAATCAGACTTCTACAAGTGTGACCCTTAAGCAGAAGCTCACTCATCGAGCCAAAACAGACTTCAATCGCAAACAGCTTCAACGTACAGAGTCAGCCCTGGAGATGACCAAACCCCAACCATTGACCCAAGAAGTCCCTGTGACGTCAAAAACACAGGTTTCACTGGCAGATCCTCCCAACCATCGAGACCCCATCACCACTGAAACACTTCAgactgaagcagcagctcaaacCACCACTAGGTCCATAATAACAAACCCGACTCAGGCCCCCAACCCTGCAGCTGAAACCACCACTAGGTCCATAATAACGAACCCGACTCAGGCCCCCAACCCTGCAGCTGAAACCACCACTAGGTCCATAATAACGAACCCGACTCAGGCCCCCAACCCTGCAGCTGAAACCACCACTAGGTCCATAATAACGAACCCGACTCAGGCCCCCAACCCTGCAGCTGAAACCACCACTAGGTCCATAATAACGAACCCGACTCAGGCCCCCAACCCTGTAGCTGAAACCACCACCAGGCCCATCATAACAAGCCCGACACAGGCCCCCAACCCTGCAGCTGAAACCACCACCAGGCCCATCATAACAAGCCCGACACAGGCCCCCAACTCTGTAGCTGAAACCACCACCAGGCCCATCATAACAAGCCCGACACAGGCCCCCAACCCTGTAGCTGAAACCACCACCAGGCCCATCATAACAAGCCCGACTCAGGCCCCCAACCCTGTAGCTGAAACCACCACCAGGCCCATCATAACAAGCCCGACTCAGGCCCCCAACCCTGTAGCTGAAACCACCACCAGGCCCATCATAACAAGCCCGACACAGGCCCCCAACCCTGTAGCTGAAACCACCACCAGGCCCATCATAACAAGCCCGACACAG GGCCCCAACCCTGACGCTGAGATCTGCAGCGGGAGACCTTTTGACTCTTTCATGCAGCTGAAAAACGGATCCATCTACGCCTTCAGAG ggCTCTACTTTTTTGAGCTGGACCAGAAGTCGGTGCTTCCTGGTTATCCAAAGCTAATTGAGGATGTGTGGGGCATCAGCGGGCCAATTGATGCTGCATTCACTAGGGTCAACTGTCAGGGGAAGACTTACATCTTCAAG GGAACAAAGTACTGGAAGTTTGACAGTGGTGTGCTGGAAGAAGACTATCCTCGAGACATCAGTGTCGGCTTTGACAGAATCCCTGACCATGTGGATGCTGCGTTTGCACTGCCGGCCTCCAGCCATAACGGAAAGGAAAAGGTGTATTTTTTCAAAG GGGAACAGTATTACACGTACGAGTTCCTCCACCAGCCGTCTCATGAGGAGTGCATCAAAATGTCAGAAAGCTCTCCGTCCACTCCATTCAGACGTTACACTGACATTTATTATCCCAACTATGAACCGTTCTTCACTGAGCTCTTCTCAGACT TGCCTCAGCATCATGATCATCACCACTTCATTAACAAAGACTGGAAGGGTCTCAGAGCTCCTGTGGATGCTGCCATGGCAGGAAGAATCTACGTCAGTTCTCCGAGGTGGCCTCGACGGCGTTTGGAGTCCCAGTACAACCGGCAGTGGGGTCGCCAGCAGTACCAGCAGAACGGGTGGCGGTGGGGTCAGAGGAGAAGGAGCCGATCTCCTTCCTGGGAGTCCACGGCTGAGCAGGGGATGAGGATGGGGCAGAGCTTTGCAGAGAGGGGGATGGAGATGGGTCTGAGGCTGGCAGAGAGGAGGATGGAGCTGGAGGAGAAGCTTGGAGGAGACTGGGACAGACGTTGGGATCAAGACTGGGACCAGGACAGACGGAGGGACAGCCAGCGCCAGAACAACCGAGGGAACTACGACTCCAGAGCTGATGGATCGTACTGGGATTACTCCCAGAGGGAGATTCCCATTCAGAGCGTCTACTTCTTTAAAGGAG ATCAATACTACAGAGCAGACCTCAGGACCAAGAGAGTGGATCCTGCCATGCCCCCATACCCAAGATCTATTGCCAAGTACTGGCTTGGCTGCTCCAACAGCACCGGGGCAGAGAGGAAGTAG
- the vtna gene encoding vitronectin a isoform X1, which translates to MMHDNNKLIKAAVTGLFDLFFYEGCGHMTLTTCFRRSVYPRISCQFAGIDRGWKGSKSKEKGTCFESFKAHSPSLLSHLVVCFCRGNMRLWFVLLLLLLLLEVITEVSASDAPKTSNGTAENDATTPTPQLSPNNQTSTSVTLKQKLTHRAKTDFNRKQLQRTESALEMTKPQPLTQEVPVTSKTQVSLADPPNHRDPITTETLQTEAAAQTTTRSIITNPTQAPNPAAETTTRSIITNPTQAPNPAAETTTRSIITNPTQAPNPAAETTTRSIITNPTQAPNPAAETTTRSIITNPTQAPNPVAETTTRPIITSPTQAPNPAAETTTRPIITSPTQAPNSVAETTTRPIITSPTQAPNPVAETTTRPIITSPTQAPNPVAETTTRPIITSPTQAPNPVAETTTRPIITSPTQAPNPVAETTTRPIITSPTQAPNPVAETTTRPIITSPTQAPNPVAETTTRPIITSPTQGPNPDAEICSGRPFDSFMQLKNGSIYAFRGLYFFELDQKSVLPGYPKLIEDVWGISGPIDAAFTRVNCQGKTYIFKGTKYWKFDSGVLEEDYPRDISVGFDRIPDHVDAAFALPASSHNGKEKVYFFKGEQYYTYEFLHQPSHEECIKMSESSPSTPFRRYTDIYYPNYEPFFTELFSDLPQHHDHHHFINKDWKGLRAPVDAAMAGRIYVSSPRWPRRRLESQYNRQWGRQQYQQNGWRWGQRRRSRSPSWESTAEQGMRMGQSFAERGMEMGLRLAERRMELEEKLGGDWDRRWDQDWDQDRRRDSQRQNNRGNYDSRADGSYWDYSQREIPIQSVYFFKGDQYYRADLRTKRVDPAMPPYPRSIAKYWLGCSNSTGAERK; encoded by the exons ATGATGCATGACAATAATAAgttaattaaagctgcagttacTGGattatttgacctttttttctaTGAAGGatgtggtcacatgactctAACTACTTGTTTTCGAAGATCTGTTTATCCTAGAATCTCGTGTCAGTTTGCTGGAATTGACAGAGGTTGGAAAGGATCAAAAAGCAAGGAAAAAGGCACATGCTTTGAATCATTTAAAGCACACAGCCCATCATTACTTTCTCATTTGGTCGTCTGCTTCTGTCGAGGCAACATGAGGCTCTGgtttgtgctgctgctgctgctgctgctgctcgagGTGATCACTGAGGTTTCTGCTTCAGATG CTCCGAAGACCTCAAATGGGACAGCAGAGAATGATGCCACCACACCAACCCCTCAACTTTCACCCAACAATCAGACTTCTACAAGTGTGACCCTTAAGCAGAAGCTCACTCATCGAGCCAAAACAGACTTCAATCGCAAACAGCTTCAACGTACAGAGTCAGCCCTGGAGATGACCAAACCCCAACCATTGACCCAAGAAGTCCCTGTGACGTCAAAAACACAGGTTTCACTGGCAGATCCTCCCAACCATCGAGACCCCATCACCACTGAAACACTTCAgactgaagcagcagctcaaacCACCACTAGGTCCATAATAACAAACCCGACTCAGGCCCCCAACCCTGCAGCTGAAACCACCACTAGGTCCATAATAACGAACCCGACTCAGGCCCCCAACCCTGCAGCTGAAACCACCACTAGGTCCATAATAACGAACCCGACTCAGGCCCCCAACCCTGCAGCTGAAACCACCACTAGGTCCATAATAACGAACCCGACTCAGGCCCCCAACCCTGCAGCTGAAACCACCACTAGGTCCATAATAACGAACCCGACTCAGGCCCCCAACCCTGTAGCTGAAACCACCACCAGGCCCATCATAACAAGCCCGACACAGGCCCCCAACCCTGCAGCTGAAACCACCACCAGGCCCATCATAACAAGCCCGACACAGGCCCCCAACTCTGTAGCTGAAACCACCACCAGGCCCATCATAACAAGCCCGACACAGGCCCCCAACCCTGTAGCTGAAACCACCACCAGGCCCATCATAACAAGCCCGACTCAGGCCCCCAACCCTGTAGCTGAAACCACCACCAGGCCCATCATAACAAGCCCGACTCAGGCCCCCAACCCTGTAGCTGAAACCACCACCAGGCCCATCATAACAAGCCCGACACAGGCCCCCAACCCTGTAGCTGAAACCACCACCAGGCCCATCATAACAAGCCCGACACAGGCCCCCAACCCTGTAGCTGAAACCACCACCAGGCCCATCATAACAAGCCCGACACAGGCCCCCAACCCTGTAGCTGAAACCACCACCAGGCCCATCATAACAAGCCCGACACAGGGCCCCAACCCTGACGCTGAGATCTGCAGCGGGAGACCTTTTGACTCTTTCATGCAGCTGAAAAACGGATCCATCTACGCCTTCAGAG ggCTCTACTTTTTTGAGCTGGACCAGAAGTCGGTGCTTCCTGGTTATCCAAAGCTAATTGAGGATGTGTGGGGCATCAGCGGGCCAATTGATGCTGCATTCACTAGGGTCAACTGTCAGGGGAAGACTTACATCTTCAAG GGAACAAAGTACTGGAAGTTTGACAGTGGTGTGCTGGAAGAAGACTATCCTCGAGACATCAGTGTCGGCTTTGACAGAATCCCTGACCATGTGGATGCTGCGTTTGCACTGCCGGCCTCCAGCCATAACGGAAAGGAAAAGGTGTATTTTTTCAAAG GGGAACAGTATTACACGTACGAGTTCCTCCACCAGCCGTCTCATGAGGAGTGCATCAAAATGTCAGAAAGCTCTCCGTCCACTCCATTCAGACGTTACACTGACATTTATTATCCCAACTATGAACCGTTCTTCACTGAGCTCTTCTCAGACT TGCCTCAGCATCATGATCATCACCACTTCATTAACAAAGACTGGAAGGGTCTCAGAGCTCCTGTGGATGCTGCCATGGCAGGAAGAATCTACGTCAGTTCTCCGAGGTGGCCTCGACGGCGTTTGGAGTCCCAGTACAACCGGCAGTGGGGTCGCCAGCAGTACCAGCAGAACGGGTGGCGGTGGGGTCAGAGGAGAAGGAGCCGATCTCCTTCCTGGGAGTCCACGGCTGAGCAGGGGATGAGGATGGGGCAGAGCTTTGCAGAGAGGGGGATGGAGATGGGTCTGAGGCTGGCAGAGAGGAGGATGGAGCTGGAGGAGAAGCTTGGAGGAGACTGGGACAGACGTTGGGATCAAGACTGGGACCAGGACAGACGGAGGGACAGCCAGCGCCAGAACAACCGAGGGAACTACGACTCCAGAGCTGATGGATCGTACTGGGATTACTCCCAGAGGGAGATTCCCATTCAGAGCGTCTACTTCTTTAAAGGAG ATCAATACTACAGAGCAGACCTCAGGACCAAGAGAGTGGATCCTGCCATGCCCCCATACCCAAGATCTATTGCCAAGTACTGGCTTGGCTGCTCCAACAGCACCGGGGCAGAGAGGAAGTAG